The proteins below are encoded in one region of Candidatus Thiodiazotropha sp. LNASS1:
- the glnA gene encoding glutamate--ammonia ligase encodes MAVKALKMIKDNDVKFVDLRFTDTRGKEQHVTLPANQIDEDFFTDGKMFDGSSIAGWKGINESDMILMPEDDSSVIDPFADENTLIIRCDILEPSTMQGYERDPRSLAKRAEAYLASTGIADAAFFGPEPEFFVLDDVRWSIDMSGSMVKIDSEEADWNSERVYEDGNIGHRPGVKGGYFPVPPVDSLHDLRGAMCLAMEEMGVPVEVHHHEVATAGQCEIGTKFSTLVERADWVQTQKYCTWNVAHAYGKTATFMPKPLVGDNGSGMHVHQSLAKGGENIFAGDQYGGLSETALYYIGGIIKHARALNAFTNASTNSYKRLVPGFEAPVMLAYSARNRSASIRIPWVSSPKARRVEVRFPDPTANPYLAFAAMLMAGIDGIQNKIHPGDAMDKDLYDLPAEEAASIPTVCHSFDQALEALDADRGFLTAGGVFTDDLIDGYIDLKMEEVTTMRMTTHPVEFDMYFSL; translated from the coding sequence ATGGCCGTAAAAGCCCTGAAGATGATCAAAGACAATGACGTGAAATTCGTCGATCTGCGTTTCACCGACACTCGTGGTAAGGAACAGCACGTAACACTGCCTGCTAATCAGATCGATGAGGACTTTTTCACCGACGGCAAGATGTTCGACGGCTCATCCATCGCCGGTTGGAAAGGCATCAACGAATCGGACATGATCCTGATGCCAGAAGATGATAGTTCGGTCATCGATCCCTTCGCCGACGAAAACACCCTGATCATCCGCTGCGATATCCTGGAACCCTCCACCATGCAGGGTTACGAGCGTGATCCCCGCTCTCTGGCAAAGCGTGCCGAGGCCTATCTCGCCTCCACCGGGATCGCCGACGCGGCCTTCTTCGGCCCTGAGCCCGAGTTCTTCGTCCTCGATGATGTGCGCTGGAGTATCGACATGAGTGGCTCCATGGTCAAAATCGACTCCGAAGAGGCTGATTGGAATTCCGAGCGTGTTTACGAAGACGGTAACATCGGTCATCGTCCCGGTGTGAAGGGCGGCTACTTCCCGGTCCCCCCGGTTGACTCACTGCACGATCTGCGTGGCGCCATGTGCCTTGCCATGGAGGAGATGGGCGTACCTGTCGAGGTACACCACCACGAGGTGGCCACAGCCGGCCAGTGTGAGATCGGCACCAAGTTCAGCACACTGGTTGAGCGTGCCGACTGGGTGCAGACCCAGAAGTACTGTACCTGGAATGTGGCTCATGCCTACGGCAAGACCGCCACCTTCATGCCCAAGCCGCTGGTGGGTGACAACGGTTCCGGTATGCACGTGCATCAATCCCTGGCCAAGGGTGGCGAGAATATCTTTGCCGGTGATCAGTATGGCGGTCTTTCCGAGACGGCTCTCTACTACATCGGTGGTATCATCAAGCATGCCCGAGCCCTGAATGCCTTCACCAATGCTTCCACCAACTCCTACAAGCGCCTGGTGCCCGGCTTCGAGGCCCCGGTCATGCTGGCCTACTCCGCCCGTAACCGATCCGCTTCCATCCGTATACCATGGGTCTCCAGCCCCAAGGCCCGCCGCGTCGAGGTACGATTCCCCGATCCGACCGCCAACCCCTACCTGGCCTTCGCCGCCATGCTGATGGCCGGCATCGACGGCATCCAGAACAAGATCCATCCCGGCGATGCCATGGATAAGGATCTGTATGACCTGCCTGCTGAAGAGGCCGCCAGTATCCCGACTGTCTGTCACAGCTTCGACCAGGCACTTGAGGCGCTGGATGCGGATCGTGGCTTCCTCACGGCGGGCGGTGTATTCACCGACGACCTGATTGACGGATATATCGATCTGAAAATGGAAGAGGTCACTACCATGCGTATGACTACGCATCCGGTTGAGTTCGATATGTACTTCAGCCTGTAA
- a CDS encoding MazG nucleotide pyrophosphohydrolase domain-containing protein yields MNRDSYQEMLAEVKAFHKKHRFHETGGEELTYRVALMAEELGEISSCVTKGKSKQALAEEVADLLILVMGTAIAEDFDLNQAFWDKMEKLSIRESRMINGRIRVSEFRDAD; encoded by the coding sequence ATGAACCGGGACTCATACCAGGAAATGCTCGCGGAGGTGAAGGCATTCCACAAAAAACATCGTTTTCATGAGACAGGCGGGGAAGAGCTAACCTATCGTGTCGCCTTGATGGCGGAGGAGCTGGGCGAGATCTCCAGTTGTGTCACCAAGGGTAAGAGTAAACAGGCATTGGCGGAAGAGGTGGCGGATCTTCTAATACTGGTCATGGGGACTGCCATCGCCGAGGATTTCGATCTCAATCAGGCATTTTGGGACAAAATGGAAAAACTCAGTATACGCGAATCCCGTATGATCAACGGTCGTATCCGGGTCTCAGAATTTCGTGATGCGGATTAA
- a CDS encoding DUF2780 domain-containing protein, which produces MDVVRNLALVCLLFLSSTAVSADNLLDSLTSQLGITTEQAAGGAGALFELAKNRLADEDFSQIAAVVPDIDSLIAAAPSLSDSTSGPGAVASMLGGESGLGNLASLATSFSQLGLSPDMIGQFTPILLEYLQQAGGGTVMEVMKGALAM; this is translated from the coding sequence ATGGATGTCGTTCGTAACCTGGCCCTTGTGTGCCTGCTTTTTCTCTCCTCCACTGCTGTATCCGCCGATAACCTGTTGGATAGCCTGACCAGCCAATTGGGTATTACCACCGAACAGGCTGCCGGAGGCGCCGGTGCCTTGTTCGAACTGGCAAAAAATCGTCTGGCCGACGAGGATTTCTCCCAGATCGCCGCAGTGGTGCCCGATATAGACAGCCTTATCGCCGCCGCACCCTCATTGAGTGACTCCACAAGTGGACCCGGCGCCGTGGCATCCATGTTGGGAGGAGAGAGTGGATTGGGCAATCTGGCTAGTCTGGCCACATCGTTCAGTCAGCTGGGGCTGTCACCGGATATGATCGGTCAGTTCACACCCATCTTACTCGAATACCTGCAACAGGCGGGCGGCGGCACAGTGATGGAAGTGATGAAAGGAGCGCTAGCCATGTAG
- the gmhB gene encoding D-glycero-beta-D-manno-heptose 1,7-bisphosphate 7-phosphatase → MKLVILDRDGVINQDSDAYIKSPEEWIPIDNSLQAIAKLSRAGYRVFVATNQSGLARGMFDIETLNAIHQKMIGAVQAVGGSIEAILFCPHGPDDHCDCRKPKTGLYEEIGQRTQQSLKDVPVVGDSLRDIQAAISIKASPILVRTGNGEKTVEKLRATYPQVPVFKDLFSVTEHLIEQQRTNQ, encoded by the coding sequence GTGAAACTTGTCATATTAGATCGGGATGGTGTAATCAATCAGGATTCGGACGCATATATAAAGAGCCCCGAAGAATGGATACCCATCGACAACAGCCTGCAGGCCATCGCCAAACTCAGCCGGGCTGGTTACCGTGTATTTGTAGCCACAAATCAGTCCGGTCTTGCCCGCGGCATGTTCGACATCGAGACATTGAATGCCATTCATCAAAAAATGATTGGTGCAGTGCAAGCGGTGGGCGGAAGCATCGAAGCCATACTATTTTGTCCCCATGGACCGGATGACCACTGCGACTGCCGAAAACCCAAAACAGGCCTCTATGAGGAGATAGGCCAGCGCACCCAACAATCACTCAAGGATGTACCGGTGGTTGGAGACTCATTGAGGGATATTCAAGCTGCGATCAGTATCAAGGCAAGCCCAATCCTGGTTCGCACTGGCAACGGCGAGAAAACGGTCGAAAAACTTAGAGCAACCTATCCTCAAGTACCTGTATTTAAGGATCTCTTTAGCGTAACCGAGCATTTGATCGAACAACAAAGAACTAACCAATGA
- the glyQ gene encoding glycine--tRNA ligase subunit alpha — protein MNQVTESNRSEIRTFQDLLIALQDYWADKGCVILQPYDMEMGAGTFHTATFLRSIGPEPWYAAYVQPSRRPTDGRYGENPNRLQHYYQYQVVLKPSPKDIQQLYLGSLEMLGLDLNSNDIRFVEDNWESPTLGAWGLGWEVWLNGMEVTQFTYFQQVGGLDCRPVTGEITYGLERIAMYLQGVESLFDLVWTESPQGIVTYGDVFHQNEVEQSAYNFEHADVNFLFGHFDQCEKESKKLIELGLPLPAYEQVLKASHTFNLLDARHAISVTERQRYILRVRGLARDVAQAYYDARERLGFPMLTSTKEAANG, from the coding sequence GTGAATCAAGTGACAGAATCGAATCGAAGTGAAATCAGGACCTTTCAGGATCTGCTCATCGCTTTGCAAGACTATTGGGCAGACAAAGGCTGCGTCATCCTGCAACCCTACGACATGGAGATGGGTGCCGGCACATTCCACACTGCAACCTTTCTGCGTTCAATCGGCCCTGAACCCTGGTACGCCGCTTATGTGCAACCCTCCCGTCGACCCACCGACGGTCGCTATGGCGAAAATCCAAACCGCTTGCAGCACTATTATCAATATCAGGTCGTACTGAAACCCTCACCCAAGGATATCCAGCAACTCTATCTCGGTTCCCTCGAGATGCTCGGGCTCGATCTCAATAGCAACGACATTCGTTTTGTGGAAGACAATTGGGAATCTCCCACACTCGGCGCCTGGGGCCTGGGCTGGGAGGTCTGGCTGAATGGCATGGAGGTAACCCAGTTTACCTACTTCCAGCAGGTAGGCGGGTTGGATTGTCGTCCCGTGACCGGAGAGATCACTTACGGGCTGGAGCGTATTGCCATGTACCTTCAGGGGGTGGAGAGCCTGTTCGACCTGGTTTGGACCGAAAGTCCTCAGGGTATTGTTACCTACGGTGATGTATTCCATCAGAACGAAGTGGAGCAGTCCGCTTACAATTTCGAACATGCCGATGTGAACTTCCTGTTCGGTCATTTCGACCAGTGTGAGAAGGAGTCCAAAAAGTTGATCGAACTGGGTCTGCCGCTACCGGCCTATGAGCAGGTTCTCAAAGCTTCCCACACCTTCAATCTGCTGGATGCCCGCCATGCCATCTCAGTCACCGAGCGTCAGCGCTACATCTTAAGAGTCCGTGGCCTGGCCCGGGATGTGGCACAAGCCTATTATGACGCCCGCGAACGACTCGGCTTTCCTATGTTGACGTCAACAAAGGAGGCCGCCAATGGTTGA
- a CDS encoding DUF4124 domain-containing protein encodes MRIVVLIMILLLALPLFARDVYKYISEDGEVIYSERYHPDAERIKVTDSKKTTALPPDEQSDEARAAAGEYATFSIVQPNDDETIRNEDGSVPVGITLSPDLAEGHVIHLYVDGTKLESDIKQTQLILQQLSRGTHSLQAKIVTSEGESLKESNSITFHLRQPAVN; translated from the coding sequence ATGCGTATTGTCGTACTGATAATGATTCTGTTGTTGGCATTGCCCCTGTTCGCCCGGGATGTCTACAAGTACATCTCCGAAGACGGCGAGGTGATCTATTCCGAACGCTATCATCCGGATGCGGAACGCATTAAGGTCACCGACAGCAAGAAGACAACCGCGCTGCCACCGGATGAGCAGAGTGATGAGGCCCGTGCGGCGGCAGGTGAATATGCCACCTTTTCAATCGTCCAGCCGAATGATGATGAAACCATTCGCAATGAGGATGGTTCGGTTCCGGTGGGCATCACCCTCTCGCCCGATCTTGCAGAGGGCCATGTGATTCACCTCTATGTGGATGGCACCAAACTCGAATCGGATATCAAGCAGACTCAACTAATCCTTCAGCAATTGAGTCGTGGCACCCACTCTTTGCAGGCAAAGATCGTCACCAGTGAAGGGGAGTCCCTCAAAGAGTCCAATAGCATCACCTTTCACCTGCGCCAGCCGGCGGTTAATTAA
- a CDS encoding sulfurtransferase TusA family protein → MNRRILDCRGLLCPMPVIRVQDAVEGLPAGAQVEAVCTDPGVLKDIPAWSRINGHLVIEAKSHDGEYIVIVEVVQDSES, encoded by the coding sequence TTGAACCGCAGGATACTCGACTGTCGCGGTCTGCTTTGTCCGATGCCGGTGATCAGGGTGCAAGATGCCGTCGAAGGCCTTCCTGCCGGTGCCCAGGTCGAGGCAGTTTGTACCGATCCGGGCGTGCTTAAGGATATCCCGGCGTGGTCGCGCATCAATGGACATCTTGTCATAGAGGCAAAGAGCCATGACGGGGAGTACATTGTGATAGTGGAAGTTGTGCAGGACAGCGAATCATGA
- a CDS encoding lysophospholipid acyltransferase family protein yields the protein MILFKSILYFVLLLTSTITIATVGTLIGWALPKNGIHWFDHAWSRINLWGLEHICGLKYRLQGEENIPEESCIIFAKHQSAWETIALISLIPGPKSWVLKRELLFVPFMGWVMYYFKPIAIDRKSGRKAVEQIIEQGTERLESGKNVFVFPEGTRVAPGTRKRYGIGGALLAENSGYSVLPVAHNAGVFWRRRDIRKYPGTIDVRIGPLIQTKGLSAAKINQAAEEWIESTVEHLPQSRG from the coding sequence ATGATCCTTTTCAAATCCATTCTCTATTTTGTCCTGCTGTTGACCAGCACCATTACAATTGCAACCGTCGGTACACTGATTGGTTGGGCGCTTCCGAAGAACGGCATCCATTGGTTCGACCATGCCTGGAGTCGGATCAATCTGTGGGGACTGGAACACATCTGCGGTTTAAAATACAGACTGCAGGGTGAAGAGAATATCCCCGAAGAGAGCTGCATAATCTTCGCCAAACACCAATCAGCCTGGGAGACGATTGCACTTATCAGTCTTATACCAGGCCCAAAGTCATGGGTATTGAAGCGAGAACTACTTTTCGTACCCTTTATGGGCTGGGTAATGTACTACTTCAAACCCATCGCCATCGATCGTAAATCGGGGCGCAAAGCCGTCGAACAGATCATCGAACAGGGTACAGAACGACTCGAATCGGGAAAGAACGTATTCGTATTTCCCGAAGGTACGAGGGTTGCCCCGGGGACACGCAAACGCTATGGAATAGGCGGTGCGCTGTTGGCAGAAAATTCAGGTTATTCGGTACTGCCGGTCGCGCATAACGCAGGGGTGTTCTGGCGCCGGCGCGATATCAGAAAATACCCCGGTACCATCGATGTCCGCATAGGGCCTCTCATCCAGACAAAGGGTCTTAGCGCCGCGAAGATCAATCAAGCGGCTGAGGAATGGATCGAGTCTACGGTTGAGCATCTGCCTCAGAGCCGAGGCTGA
- a CDS encoding PAS domain-containing protein, which translates to MNSDQAITGMEKRVLDNLSTAILLFDREFRLQYINSSAEMMFGVSARKVIGTPAGELVSCSGNVVHENLKGHCRPASHSLSGNTR; encoded by the coding sequence ATGAATTCTGATCAGGCAATCACAGGCATGGAGAAACGGGTACTCGATAATCTGAGTACCGCCATTCTGCTGTTTGATAGGGAGTTCAGACTGCAATATATCAACTCTTCAGCTGAGATGATGTTTGGTGTCAGTGCCCGTAAGGTGATCGGCACACCCGCTGGCGAACTGGTCAGCTGCTCCGGAAATGTGGTTCATGAAAACTTGAAAGGTCATTGCAGACCGGCCAGCCATTCACTGAGCGGGAACACCAGATAA
- a CDS encoding tRNA (5-methylaminomethyl-2-thiouridylate)-methyltransferase, whose translation MSEQRKAVALISGGLDSLLAARVIQEQGIHVEGINFFTGFCVEGHTHAIRKRDQKKEKRNNALWVAEQLGMKLHIVDIIEEYKQILLNPKHGYGANLNPCLDCKVFMVHKAYEWIKAKDFDFIITGEVIGQRPMSQRKETMPIVSEESGAHDLLLRPLCARNLPMTRPEREGWVDRNRLYDFSGRSRKPQMALAAQFGIEDYAQPAGGCCFLTDEQYTVKLKDLWNARGSKQYELDDIMLLKVGRHLRPSSRFKVIIAREEGEANFLQGYRKHYPHINTVSHGGPLALIDGEINERDIELIGRVVARYSQGRNAAEVELRFTDLAGDSRSLKVVPMPAHEVPKEWLI comes from the coding sequence ATGAGCGAACAACGAAAAGCAGTAGCATTGATTTCCGGAGGGTTGGACTCCCTATTGGCTGCACGCGTGATCCAGGAACAGGGCATCCATGTGGAGGGCATCAACTTCTTCACCGGTTTCTGCGTCGAAGGCCATACGCATGCCATACGCAAACGCGACCAGAAAAAGGAAAAAAGAAACAATGCCCTTTGGGTTGCGGAGCAACTGGGTATGAAACTGCACATCGTCGATATCATCGAGGAGTACAAACAGATACTGCTCAATCCCAAGCATGGATATGGGGCCAATCTGAACCCCTGTCTCGATTGCAAGGTTTTCATGGTGCACAAGGCCTATGAATGGATTAAGGCCAAGGATTTCGATTTCATCATCACGGGAGAGGTGATCGGTCAACGACCGATGTCGCAACGTAAGGAGACCATGCCTATCGTCTCCGAAGAATCAGGCGCCCATGACCTGTTGTTAAGGCCGCTATGCGCCAGGAATCTGCCCATGACACGGCCTGAGAGAGAGGGCTGGGTTGATCGAAACCGGCTATATGACTTTTCCGGACGAAGCCGCAAACCCCAAATGGCGCTGGCGGCGCAATTCGGTATTGAGGACTATGCTCAGCCTGCCGGCGGCTGCTGTTTTCTTACCGATGAACAATACACAGTGAAGCTGAAGGATCTTTGGAACGCCCGCGGAAGTAAACAGTATGAGTTGGATGACATCATGCTGCTGAAGGTAGGCAGGCACTTGCGGCCATCGAGCCGTTTCAAGGTGATCATCGCCCGTGAAGAGGGCGAGGCCAATTTCCTTCAAGGCTATCGGAAGCATTATCCGCATATCAATACAGTGAGTCATGGCGGTCCGCTGGCCTTGATCGATGGCGAAATCAATGAGCGGGATATCGAGTTGATTGGGCGTGTAGTGGCCCGCTACAGCCAGGGACGAAACGCGGCGGAGGTTGAACTGCGCTTTACCGATCTAGCGGGTGATAGCCGGTCACTGAAGGTAGTGCCGATGCCGGCTCACGAGGTCCCGAAGGAGTGGTTGATTTGA
- the glnL gene encoding nitrogen regulation protein NR(II), translated as MQTGQPFTEREHQIIVREDKEIMVDCTVIPIRLDQNVNEFLVEIQQVDRQLRISREEQLLARNQASRALVRGLAHEIKNPLGGLRGAAQLLERELPDAALAEYTQIIIEEADRLQNLVDRMLGPNKIPVMKWVNIHQVLERVCSLVRVETGPGLEIIKDYDPSIPDLKGDMDQLIQAFLNILRNGVRAAGPRGTMGISSRILRQFTIGNIRHRLVVSIEISDNGPGIPVELQERVFFPLVSGSDGMGLGLSISQTLINRHQGLIEFTSKPGHTVFRVLLPLEQVDG; from the coding sequence TTGCAGACCGGCCAGCCATTCACTGAGCGGGAACACCAGATAATTGTACGTGAGGACAAGGAGATCATGGTCGATTGCACTGTGATACCTATAAGGCTGGATCAGAATGTCAATGAATTTCTGGTCGAGATTCAACAGGTCGACAGGCAACTGAGAATTTCGCGGGAGGAACAGTTACTGGCACGTAACCAGGCCAGTCGGGCATTGGTGAGAGGCCTTGCCCATGAGATCAAGAATCCCCTGGGCGGACTCAGGGGTGCAGCACAGCTGTTGGAGAGAGAGCTTCCCGATGCCGCCCTGGCGGAATATACCCAGATAATCATAGAAGAGGCCGACCGGCTGCAGAACCTGGTGGACAGGATGTTGGGGCCGAACAAGATTCCGGTGATGAAGTGGGTCAACATTCATCAGGTGCTTGAACGTGTCTGCAGTCTGGTACGGGTGGAGACCGGTCCGGGGCTGGAGATCATCAAAGACTACGACCCGAGCATTCCTGATTTAAAGGGGGATATGGATCAATTGATCCAGGCATTCCTCAATATATTGAGGAATGGCGTTCGAGCTGCCGGGCCCAGGGGGACCATGGGGATAAGCAGCAGAATCCTTCGTCAATTCACAATCGGCAATATACGCCATCGCCTTGTGGTGTCGATCGAGATCTCGGATAACGGACCGGGTATACCGGTTGAGCTTCAGGAGCGAGTCTTTTTTCCATTGGTATCGGGTAGCGATGGCATGGGTTTGGGTCTCTCAATCTCCCAAACCCTGATCAACAGGCATCAGGGTTTGATCGAGTTCACCAGTAAGCCGGGACATACGGTTTTTAGAGTATTACTTCCACTGGAGCAGGTAGATGGATAG
- a CDS encoding cation diffusion facilitator family transporter — MSREERYDVSRRVAVAGALTNTILAIVKLLFGWLGHSQSLLADGVHSLSDLLTDALVLFTARHAKEAPDEEHPYGHGRFETIGTLVLGGFLIAVGVGIVWDAADRLFTPEQLLQPETFTLYVAAFSILANEGLFFYTRYFANQINSNLLRANAWHHRTDSVSSVVVFVGIGGTMMGLPYLDAIAAVLVGLMIIKIGWDLGWTASQELADAGLEEESLTQIREVIGNISGVKSVHMLRTRKLGGHAMADVHVQVDPWVSVSEGHRIAEVVQYGLIDRVDVLEDVTVHIDPEDDEAGPSCTHLPLRSEAEAALDRVCRGVSCYDQKARVVLHYLSGRIDIELYLPLHCFVSNQQAEQLHSDYQAAVKGSEIFRDVHIWFG; from the coding sequence ATGAGTCGGGAAGAACGCTATGATGTCAGTCGCCGGGTTGCCGTAGCAGGCGCATTGACCAATACAATACTGGCTATCGTCAAATTGTTATTCGGTTGGTTGGGTCATTCCCAATCCCTATTGGCGGATGGCGTGCATTCGCTATCCGATTTGCTGACAGATGCCCTGGTGCTGTTTACCGCACGGCATGCAAAAGAGGCCCCCGATGAGGAGCATCCCTACGGTCACGGTCGATTCGAGACCATCGGCACCCTGGTGCTGGGCGGTTTTCTGATCGCGGTTGGTGTCGGGATCGTCTGGGATGCCGCAGATCGGTTGTTTACACCCGAGCAGCTGTTACAGCCGGAAACCTTTACCCTCTATGTGGCCGCCTTTTCCATTCTTGCCAATGAGGGGCTCTTCTTCTACACCCGCTACTTCGCCAACCAGATCAATTCAAACCTGCTGCGGGCTAATGCTTGGCACCACCGAACCGACTCCGTCTCTTCGGTAGTGGTGTTCGTAGGTATTGGCGGCACCATGATGGGCCTTCCCTATCTGGATGCCATCGCAGCAGTACTTGTCGGTTTGATGATAATCAAAATCGGTTGGGATCTGGGCTGGACGGCATCCCAGGAGTTGGCGGATGCGGGTCTTGAAGAGGAATCTTTAACGCAGATTCGCGAAGTGATCGGCAATATTTCAGGGGTCAAGAGTGTACATATGCTGCGCACCCGGAAGCTGGGAGGTCATGCCATGGCCGATGTTCATGTCCAGGTCGATCCCTGGGTGAGTGTCTCCGAGGGGCACCGAATCGCCGAAGTGGTCCAGTACGGATTGATCGACCGGGTGGATGTACTGGAAGATGTCACCGTCCATATCGACCCGGAGGATGATGAGGCTGGGCCCTCCTGTACCCACCTGCCGCTTAGGTCGGAGGCAGAGGCCGCACTCGACCGGGTCTGCCGTGGTGTTTCCTGCTATGACCAGAAAGCGCGCGTGGTTCTTCACTATCTTTCAGGACGCATTGATATCGAGCTTTACTTGCCATTACACTGCTTCGTCTCTAATCAGCAAGCAGAGCAGTTACATAGCGATTATCAGGCGGCGGTCAAGGGATCGGAGATATTCAGGGATGTCCACATCTGGTTCGGCTAG
- a CDS encoding DALR anticodon-binding domain-containing protein — MNDFSKLPEAESLSAANKRIRNILKKSEEQLAQRADPSLFQDDAERTLANKLDELTPQAKPLFERGEYTQGLKILAGLKEPVDHFFDQVMVMTDDTTVRNNRLTLLKQLEGLFLSVADISRLQTQEGHK; from the coding sequence ATGAACGACTTCAGCAAATTACCGGAAGCGGAAAGCCTCTCCGCGGCGAACAAACGCATACGCAATATCCTGAAAAAGAGCGAAGAACAACTGGCGCAACGCGCCGATCCTTCACTCTTCCAAGATGACGCCGAACGCACCCTCGCCAACAAACTTGATGAACTGACACCCCAGGCCAAACCTCTGTTCGAGCGCGGCGAATACACGCAGGGACTCAAAATACTGGCGGGCCTCAAGGAACCGGTTGATCATTTTTTCGATCAGGTCATGGTCATGACCGATGATACTACTGTGCGAAACAATCGCCTGACACTGTTGAAACAACTGGAAGGTCTGTTCCTCAGCGTGGCCGACATCTCCAGACTGCAAACTCAGGAAGGGCACAAATGA